TTCGGCATCTGGTTTGATCTTCGCCCAGGAGATGGCCTCTTCCGGATTTCCGCCGCTATCCGAGGCGTCGTATTCCACGGCGGTTGAGATATAGACTGCGTAATGCAGGCCATCCCTGAAAATATTGGCATTCATCACGAAGTGCTTCGCCGGACCGCCGCCCAGGATGATTGCGCCCGTCTTCTGCTGGGCGATGACGAATTTAAAAATGCGATGGCTGTCCCCCACGATATCCAGATAAAAGTCCGGATGTCGCATTCTGGCGAACATCAGCAGGTCGCCGATGGCTCCATCCGTAATGGCTGGACAGAAGACTGGAATATCGTTCTTGCTTGCCCAGTAGAGCATTGAACTGGGATGGTTTGCCTCTTTGCCCAACTCACAAATAAATTCCGATACGGAAAAGGGCGTTCCCCGGGCTTTTGATTCCTGGTAGATGCGTTCCAGGAATGGCTGCATGAAGCCTTCAAAATCCATGTAGCGGTCATAGGGTGCAAAGATGTTTCCAATTCGGCCAAAACCTTCTTCGCGCAAGGTCTTACCTAATGCGGCAAAA
Above is a window of Terriglobales bacterium DNA encoding:
- a CDS encoding deoxyhypusine synthase, whose amino-acid sequence is MKILPEVRGYDFNRRFDLKEFFASLGSTGIQASKLAKAIEIVKHMVADKATIFLTCTSNMGSSGVRDIIRYLVQHKHVHALCMSAGAVEEDVIKTLQPFVLGDFAALGKTLREEGFGRIGNIFAPYDRYMDFEGFMQPFLERIYQESKARGTPFSVSEFICELGKEANHPSSMLYWASKNDIPVFCPAITDGAIGDLLMFARMRHPDFYLDIVGDSHRIFKFVIAQQKTGAIILGGGPAKHFVMNANIFRDGLHYAVYISTAVEYDASDSGGNPEEAISWAKIKPDAEHVKVNCEASIAFPLLVAAVFAVPSDESGNVNGNGSHARPGDL